Proteins found in one Planctomycetes bacterium MalM25 genomic segment:
- a CDS encoding muropeptide transporter has translation MTDQEAQSSSTRKSPWTWIPTLYFASGLPNVAVTKMASVMYQNLGVAVDRAAEYTSDLMFPWVIKPLWSPLVDVLSTQRRWIVATQGAIALATIIIAFGASSPNFLVITLAGFWLVAIASATHDIAADGFYMAGLSERDQAWFVGIRNSLYRVSMVVGSGLLVWLSGWLSNSRGLPIGEAWSWIFGAVAIFFALAGLYHHYALPRPRQPSEGRSRTVAEIAKEFAETFVSFFQKPGVILSLAYLLLYRFSEAQLGAVKPFFMLANKEEGGLGLSNELFGTLDGVIGVILLLAGGILGGILVSRDGLRRWLFPMALAINLPNAAYLYLATYQPESLWLIGAAIGIEAFGYGFGFAGYMLYMLLLSRGKHQTAHYALCTGFMALGYQIPARYAGKLVTWLGYENFFWWVLAAVVPSLIITLLAPLREEATSDAPTADSTTES, from the coding sequence ATGACTGACCAAGAGGCCCAGTCTTCGTCTACCAGGAAGTCGCCGTGGACGTGGATTCCGACGCTCTATTTCGCGTCGGGGTTGCCCAATGTCGCCGTCACGAAGATGGCGTCGGTCATGTACCAGAACCTCGGCGTCGCCGTCGATCGCGCTGCCGAGTACACGAGCGACCTGATGTTCCCTTGGGTGATCAAGCCCCTTTGGAGCCCACTGGTTGATGTGCTCTCCACGCAGCGACGATGGATTGTGGCAACTCAGGGGGCGATTGCACTAGCCACCATCATCATCGCTTTCGGCGCTTCTTCGCCCAACTTCCTTGTGATTACGCTCGCCGGTTTTTGGCTAGTAGCGATCGCTTCGGCGACTCACGATATCGCCGCCGACGGCTTCTATATGGCCGGGCTCTCGGAACGCGATCAGGCTTGGTTTGTTGGGATACGCAACTCGCTCTACCGCGTCTCGATGGTGGTCGGGTCGGGGTTGCTAGTTTGGCTGTCGGGATGGCTCTCCAACTCCAGGGGTTTGCCGATTGGCGAGGCCTGGAGCTGGATCTTCGGCGCCGTCGCGATCTTCTTCGCCCTGGCTGGGCTCTATCACCACTACGCTTTGCCACGACCCCGGCAGCCGTCAGAGGGTCGATCGCGGACGGTAGCGGAGATCGCCAAGGAGTTCGCCGAGACCTTTGTTAGCTTCTTTCAGAAGCCAGGGGTCATTCTCTCCCTGGCCTATTTGCTGCTCTATCGCTTCAGCGAGGCGCAGCTCGGCGCCGTGAAACCGTTCTTTATGCTCGCCAACAAGGAAGAAGGCGGTCTCGGTCTCAGCAATGAGCTGTTCGGCACCTTGGACGGGGTTATTGGAGTCATCCTGCTGCTCGCGGGCGGCATTCTTGGCGGCATCCTCGTTTCGCGAGATGGGTTGCGCCGCTGGCTCTTCCCCATGGCCTTGGCGATCAACCTGCCGAACGCGGCCTACTTATACCTAGCGACTTACCAGCCCGAATCTCTCTGGCTCATCGGGGCGGCGATCGGCATCGAAGCCTTCGGCTACGGCTTTGGCTTTGCCGGATACATGCTCTACATGCTCCTCTTATCACGAGGTAAGCATCAGACCGCGCACTACGCGCTTTGCACCGGGTTCATGGCTTTGGGTTACCAGATTCCCGCACGCTACGCAGGCAAATTGGTCACTTGGCTTGGCTACGAGAACTTCTTCTGGTGGGTCCTCGCCGCGGTGGTCCCGAGCCTGATTATTACGCTCCTGGCGCCACTGCGAGAAGAGGCGACCTCCGACGCACCGACCGCAGACAGCACGACCGAATCATGA